Proteins from a genomic interval of Betta splendens chromosome 10, fBetSpl5.4, whole genome shotgun sequence:
- the LOC114864206 gene encoding C-terminal-binding protein 1 isoform X2, whose translation MHARRHIHAQVTDAPQREDGKDYSRKWDQGIRPPIMNGPMHPRPLVALLDGRDCTVEMPILKDVATVAFCDAQSTQEIHEKVLNEAVGALMYHTITLMREDLEKFKALRIIVRIGSGYDNIDIKSAGELGIAVCNMPAASVEETADSTLCHILTLYRRTTWLHQALREGTRVQSVEQIREVASGAARIRGETLGLIGLGRVGQAVALRAKAFGFNVIFYDPYLADGVERSLGLQRVTTLQDLLFHSDCVSLHCSLNEHNHHLINDFTIKQMRQGAFLVNTARGGLVDEKALAQALKEGRIRGAALDVHETEPFSFSQGPLKDAPNLICTPHAAWYSEQASLEMREEAAREIRRAVTGRIPDSLKNCVNKEFLTQNNHWAGVDPATVHPELNGAYRYPPGVVNLPAGGLPPSVEGIVPSAVPITHTLPPAATHPPHAPSPGQNTVKPPEGDREQHPNDQV comes from the exons atgcatgcacgccgCCACATTCACGCACAGGTGACAGATGCACCTCAGCGAGAGGATGGAAAGGACTATTCTAGAAAATGGGATCAAG GCATCAGGCCACCCATCATGAATGGGCCCATGCATCCACGCCCCCTGGTGGCACTTCTGGACGGGCGCGACTGCACCGTGGAGATGCCCATCCTCAAAGACGTAGCAACGGTGGCGTTCTGCGACGCCCAGTCCACGCAGGAGATCCACGAGAAG GTGCTGAACGAAGCCGTCGGAGCGCTCATGTACCACACCATCACCCTGATGAGAGAGGACCTGGAGAAGTTCAAAGCGCTGCGCATCATCGTCCGCATCGGCAGCGGCTACGACAACATCGACATCAAGTCTGCCGGAGAACTGG GCATCGCTGTGTGCAACATGCCGGCAGCCTCGGTGGAGGAGACGGCGGACTCCACTCTGTGCCACATCCTCACCTTGTACCGACGCACCACCTGGCTGCACCAG GCTCTGCGTGAGGGAACGCGGGTTCAGAGCGTGGAGCAGATCCGGGAGGTGGCGTCAGGAGCGGCGAGGATCAGAGGGGAAACGCTGGGACTCATAGGCCTCG GCCGGGTGGGCCAGGCTGTAGCCCTGCGCGCCAAAGCCTTCGGCTTCAATGTGATTTTCTATGAcccctacttggccgacggtgTAGAGAGGTCCCTGGGACTACAGAGGGTCACGACACTACAG gACCTGCTCTTCCACTCAGACTGTGTATCTCTGCACTGCAGCTTGAACGAACACAACCACCATCTGATCAACGACTTCACCATCAAGCAG ATGCGACAGGGGGCGTTTCTAGTGAACACGGCCAGAGGAGGCCTGGTGGATGAGAAGGCTCTGGCCCAGGCCCTGAAGGAGGGGAGGATACGTGGAGCTGCCCTGGATGTTCACGAGACAGAACCCTTCAG TTTCAGTCAGGGCCCGTTGAAGGATGCGCCCAACCTGATCTGCACCCCACACGCTGCCTGGTACAGTGAACAGGCGTCgctggagatgagggaggaggcggcCAGGGAGATCCGGAGGGCCGTCACAG GTCGCATTCCAGACAGTCTGAAGAACTGTGTGAACAAGGAGTTTCTCACCCAGAACAACCACTGGGCCGGTGTTGACCCAGCCACTGTTCACCCTGAGCTCAACGGGGCTTATAG GTATCCCCCAGGAGTGGTGAATTTACCGGCAGGCGGTCTCCCACCTTCGGTGGAGGGCATTGTACCCAGCGCCGTGCCCATCACGCACACCCTTCCGCCCGCTGCCACGCACCCCCCTCACGCCCCGTCCCCAGGACAAAACACAGTGAAGCCACCAGAGGGCGACAGAGAGCAGCATCCAAACGACCAAGTGTAG
- the LOC114864206 gene encoding C-terminal-binding protein 1 isoform X1, whose protein sequence is MCMLVTKGLGEGLRQARPAGERTMGSSHLLNKGMPLGIRPPIMNGPMHPRPLVALLDGRDCTVEMPILKDVATVAFCDAQSTQEIHEKVLNEAVGALMYHTITLMREDLEKFKALRIIVRIGSGYDNIDIKSAGELGIAVCNMPAASVEETADSTLCHILTLYRRTTWLHQALREGTRVQSVEQIREVASGAARIRGETLGLIGLGRVGQAVALRAKAFGFNVIFYDPYLADGVERSLGLQRVTTLQDLLFHSDCVSLHCSLNEHNHHLINDFTIKQMRQGAFLVNTARGGLVDEKALAQALKEGRIRGAALDVHETEPFSFSQGPLKDAPNLICTPHAAWYSEQASLEMREEAAREIRRAVTGRIPDSLKNCVNKEFLTQNNHWAGVDPATVHPELNGAYRYPPGVVNLPAGGLPPSVEGIVPSAVPITHTLPPAATHPPHAPSPGQNTVKPPEGDREQHPNDQV, encoded by the exons ATGTGTATGCTTGTCACTAAGGGGCTGGGAGAAGGACTAAGGCAAGCGAG GCCGGCTGGGGAACGCACCATGGGAAGCTCACATCTCCTCAACAAAGGCATGCCTCTAG GCATCAGGCCACCCATCATGAATGGGCCCATGCATCCACGCCCCCTGGTGGCACTTCTGGACGGGCGCGACTGCACCGTGGAGATGCCCATCCTCAAAGACGTAGCAACGGTGGCGTTCTGCGACGCCCAGTCCACGCAGGAGATCCACGAGAAG GTGCTGAACGAAGCCGTCGGAGCGCTCATGTACCACACCATCACCCTGATGAGAGAGGACCTGGAGAAGTTCAAAGCGCTGCGCATCATCGTCCGCATCGGCAGCGGCTACGACAACATCGACATCAAGTCTGCCGGAGAACTGG GCATCGCTGTGTGCAACATGCCGGCAGCCTCGGTGGAGGAGACGGCGGACTCCACTCTGTGCCACATCCTCACCTTGTACCGACGCACCACCTGGCTGCACCAG GCTCTGCGTGAGGGAACGCGGGTTCAGAGCGTGGAGCAGATCCGGGAGGTGGCGTCAGGAGCGGCGAGGATCAGAGGGGAAACGCTGGGACTCATAGGCCTCG GCCGGGTGGGCCAGGCTGTAGCCCTGCGCGCCAAAGCCTTCGGCTTCAATGTGATTTTCTATGAcccctacttggccgacggtgTAGAGAGGTCCCTGGGACTACAGAGGGTCACGACACTACAG gACCTGCTCTTCCACTCAGACTGTGTATCTCTGCACTGCAGCTTGAACGAACACAACCACCATCTGATCAACGACTTCACCATCAAGCAG ATGCGACAGGGGGCGTTTCTAGTGAACACGGCCAGAGGAGGCCTGGTGGATGAGAAGGCTCTGGCCCAGGCCCTGAAGGAGGGGAGGATACGTGGAGCTGCCCTGGATGTTCACGAGACAGAACCCTTCAG TTTCAGTCAGGGCCCGTTGAAGGATGCGCCCAACCTGATCTGCACCCCACACGCTGCCTGGTACAGTGAACAGGCGTCgctggagatgagggaggaggcggcCAGGGAGATCCGGAGGGCCGTCACAG GTCGCATTCCAGACAGTCTGAAGAACTGTGTGAACAAGGAGTTTCTCACCCAGAACAACCACTGGGCCGGTGTTGACCCAGCCACTGTTCACCCTGAGCTCAACGGGGCTTATAG GTATCCCCCAGGAGTGGTGAATTTACCGGCAGGCGGTCTCCCACCTTCGGTGGAGGGCATTGTACCCAGCGCCGTGCCCATCACGCACACCCTTCCGCCCGCTGCCACGCACCCCCCTCACGCCCCGTCCCCAGGACAAAACACAGTGAAGCCACCAGAGGGCGACAGAGAGCAGCATCCAAACGACCAAGTGTAG
- the maea gene encoding E3 ubiquitin-protein transferase MAEA isoform X1, whose protein sequence is MKKQPQENHKTKMAVQETASQLSMALKVQEYPTLKVPYETLNKRFRAAQKNIDRETSHVTMVVAELEKTLSGFPVVDSVVSLLDGVVEKLSALKRKAAESIQAEDESAKLCKRRIEHLKEHSSDQPASVNLWKKKRMDRMMVEHLLRCGYYNTAVKLARQSGIEDLVNIEMFLTAKEVEESLERQETATCLAWCHDNKSRLRKMKSCLEFSLRIQEFIELIKQNKRMDAVRHARKHFSQAEGGQLDEVRQVMGMLAFPSDTHISPYKDLLDPARWKMLIQQFRYDNYRLHQLGNNSVFTITLQAGLSAIKTPQCYKEDGTSKNPDCPVCSKSLNKLAQPLPMAHCANSRLVCKISGEVMNENNPPMMLPNGYVYGYNSLLSIRQDDKVVCPRTKEVFNFSQAEKVYIM, encoded by the exons atgaaaaaaCAACCACAAGAAAACCACAAAACCAAGATGGCGGTGCAAGAGACAGCATCTCAACTGTCCATGGCTCTTAAAGTTCAGGAATATCCCACCCTGAAG GTGCCCTACGAGACACTGAACAAACGCTTCAGAGCTGCTCAGAAAAACATTGACCGGGAGACAAGTCACGTGACAATGGTGGTTGCAGAGCTGGAGAAGACCCTGAGCGGCTTTCCTGTGGTTGACTCTGTCGTGTCATTGCTGGATGGAGTGGTGGAGAAGCTCAGTGCTCTAAAAAGGAAG GCCGCTGAGTCCATCCAAGCAGAAGACGAGAGTGCCAAGTTGTGTAAACGTCGCATCGAGCACTTGAAGGAGCACAGCAGCGACCAGCCAGCCTCAGTTAACCTGTGGAAGAAGAAACGCATGGACCGCATGATGGTGGAGCATTTGCTGCGCTGTGGTTATTACAACACAGCCGTTAAACTGGCCAGACAGAGTGGTATAGAG GATCTGGTGAACATCGAGATGTTCCTCACAGcaaaagaggtggaggagtcaCTGGAGAGGCAAGAGACGGCCACTTGTCTAGCCTGGTGCCATGACAATAAGTCTCGCCTCCGCAAGATGAAG AGCTGTCTTGAGTTCAGTCTGAGAATCCAGGAGTTCATTGAGctcatcaaacaaaacaaacgcaTGGATGCAGTCAG ACATGCAAGAAAACACTTCAGCCAAGCAGAGGGTGGACAGTTGGATGAGGTTCGGCAGGTGATGGGCATGCTAGCCTTCCCTTCAGATACACACATCTCCCCATACAAG GATCTTTTGGATCCAGCTCGCTGGAAGATGCTGATCCAGCAGTTTCGATATGATAACTACAGACTGCACCAGTTGGGAAACAACTCTGTCTTCACTATCACCCTACAGGCTGGTCTGTCTGCAATCAAGACACC TCAGTGCTATAAGGAGGATGGCACCTCAAAGAACCCAGACTGCCCAGTATGCAGTAAATCTCTAAACAAACTGGCCCAGCCACTACCCATGGCCCACTGTGCTAACTCCAGACTAGTCTGTAAGATCTCTGGGGAGGTCATGAATGAAAACAACCCTCCTATGATGCTGCCTAATGGATATGTCTATGGCTACAAT TCTCTTCTGTCTATCCGCCAAGATGACAAAGTTGTGTGTCCCAGAACCAAAGAAGTCTTCAACTTCTCTCAGGCTGAGAAGGTCTACATAATGTGA
- the maea gene encoding E3 ubiquitin-protein transferase MAEA isoform X2, with protein sequence MVVAELEKTLSGFPVVDSVVSLLDGVVEKLSALKRKAAESIQAEDESAKLCKRRIEHLKEHSSDQPASVNLWKKKRMDRMMVEHLLRCGYYNTAVKLARQSGIEDLVNIEMFLTAKEVEESLERQETATCLAWCHDNKSRLRKMKSCLEFSLRIQEFIELIKQNKRMDAVRHARKHFSQAEGGQLDEVRQVMGMLAFPSDTHISPYKDLLDPARWKMLIQQFRYDNYRLHQLGNNSVFTITLQAGLSAIKTPQCYKEDGTSKNPDCPVCSKSLNKLAQPLPMAHCANSRLVCKISGEVMNENNPPMMLPNGYVYGYNSLLSIRQDDKVVCPRTKEVFNFSQAEKVYIM encoded by the exons ATGGTGGTTGCAGAGCTGGAGAAGACCCTGAGCGGCTTTCCTGTGGTTGACTCTGTCGTGTCATTGCTGGATGGAGTGGTGGAGAAGCTCAGTGCTCTAAAAAGGAAG GCCGCTGAGTCCATCCAAGCAGAAGACGAGAGTGCCAAGTTGTGTAAACGTCGCATCGAGCACTTGAAGGAGCACAGCAGCGACCAGCCAGCCTCAGTTAACCTGTGGAAGAAGAAACGCATGGACCGCATGATGGTGGAGCATTTGCTGCGCTGTGGTTATTACAACACAGCCGTTAAACTGGCCAGACAGAGTGGTATAGAG GATCTGGTGAACATCGAGATGTTCCTCACAGcaaaagaggtggaggagtcaCTGGAGAGGCAAGAGACGGCCACTTGTCTAGCCTGGTGCCATGACAATAAGTCTCGCCTCCGCAAGATGAAG AGCTGTCTTGAGTTCAGTCTGAGAATCCAGGAGTTCATTGAGctcatcaaacaaaacaaacgcaTGGATGCAGTCAG ACATGCAAGAAAACACTTCAGCCAAGCAGAGGGTGGACAGTTGGATGAGGTTCGGCAGGTGATGGGCATGCTAGCCTTCCCTTCAGATACACACATCTCCCCATACAAG GATCTTTTGGATCCAGCTCGCTGGAAGATGCTGATCCAGCAGTTTCGATATGATAACTACAGACTGCACCAGTTGGGAAACAACTCTGTCTTCACTATCACCCTACAGGCTGGTCTGTCTGCAATCAAGACACC TCAGTGCTATAAGGAGGATGGCACCTCAAAGAACCCAGACTGCCCAGTATGCAGTAAATCTCTAAACAAACTGGCCCAGCCACTACCCATGGCCCACTGTGCTAACTCCAGACTAGTCTGTAAGATCTCTGGGGAGGTCATGAATGAAAACAACCCTCCTATGATGCTGCCTAATGGATATGTCTATGGCTACAAT TCTCTTCTGTCTATCCGCCAAGATGACAAAGTTGTGTGTCCCAGAACCAAAGAAGTCTTCAACTTCTCTCAGGCTGAGAAGGTCTACATAATGTGA
- the LOC114864209 gene encoding heterogeneous nuclear ribonucleoprotein A0-like, giving the protein MSDQLCKLFVGGLNVDTDDDGLRKHFEQYGTLTDCVVVVNKQLQRSRCFGFVTYSTPEEADAAMAARPHTVDGNAVEVKRAVAREDANKPEALAKVKKIFVGGLKDDIEENHLTDYFSQYGQVEKSEVISEKETGKKRGFGFVYFADHDAADKAVVVKFHTVNGHKVEVKKALTKQEMQAANRTGMAPRGRPGRGMRGNQNGYGSRDYGGNYNYGNGGGYNCGGYGGYGGPYGGGYGDQGSAYGGGSDYNDFGSGYGQHSSGYGPMKGPPFGGQRSAAPYARGGGGGGYPRGGYGGGY; this is encoded by the coding sequence ATGTCCGACCAGCTTTGCAAACTTTTTGTCGGTGGACTTAACGTGGACACCGACGACGATGGCCTGCGCAAGCACTTCGAACAGTACGGCACGCTGACCGACTGCGTGGTGGTGGTGAACAAGCAGCTCCAGCGCTCCCGCTGCTTCGGCTTCGTCACCTACTCCACACCGGAGGAGGCCGACGCGGCCATGGCGGCCAGGCCGCACACCGTCGACGGAAACGCGGTCGAGGTGAAACGCGCCGTGGCCCGAGAAGACGCCAACAAGCCGGAGGCCCTCGCTAAGGTCAAAAAGATCTTCGTCGGTGGACTGAAGGACGACATCGAGGAGAACCACCTCACCGACTACTTCTCGCAGTACGGCCAGGTGGAGAAGTCTGAAGTCATctcggagaaggagacgggaaAGAAGCGAGGCTTCGGCTTTGTTTACTTTGCCGACCACGATGCAGCCGACAAGGCGGTGGTGGTGAAGTTCCACACCGTTAATGGACACAAGGTAGAGGTGAAGAAGGCCCTGACGAAGCAGGAGATGCAGGCGGCCAACAGAACCGGCATGGCGCCGAGAGGCAGACCGGGCCGAGGTATGAGGGGCAATCAAAATGGCTACGGCAGCAGAGACTACGGAGGAAACTACAACTACGGAAATGGCGGAGGCTACAACTGTGGCGGCTATGGGGGGTATGGCGGACCCTATGGGGGTGGCTACGGAGACCAGGGAAGTGCCTACGGCGGAGGAAGCGACTACAACGACTTCGGCAGCGGCTACGGCCAGCACTCGTCCGGGTACGGCCCCATGAAGGGGCCTCCCTTCGGCGGCCAGAGGAGCGCTGCTCCCTACgccagaggcggcggcggcggcggctaccCGAGGGGAGGCTATGGCGGCGGCTACTAG
- the LOC114864211 gene encoding heterogeneous nuclear ribonucleoprotein A0-like — translation MTNKLCKLFVGGLNVETNDDGLRKYFEQYGTLTDCVVVMNQQLGRSRCFGFITYSTPEEADAAMAAKPHVVEGNNVELKRAIAREDANNPDILANVKKIFVGGVKDHIEAENLTEYFSQFGAVEKAEIISDKQTGRKRGFGFVFFEDTDSATKAVLTKYHTIDGNKVEVKKALTKQEMSSAGGRGGRGRGRGMQNYGGGRGGGGGAYGGGYGGGYGGGYGYGAGYNGGGGYGGYGGYEEYDSQMGGGYSNGDFGDGYGQQESSYGAMKGGNYSYRSGAPYNRGGGYGRGGGFGGGY, via the coding sequence ATGACGAACAAACTTTGTAAGCTTTTTGTCGGCGGACTGAACGTGGAGACCAACGACGATGGCCTCCGCAAGTATTTCGAGCAGTACGGCACCCTCACCGACTGCGTTGTTGTAATGAACCAGCAGCTAGGACGGTCCCGCTGCTTCGGCTTTATCACCTACTCGACGCCGGAGGAGGCCGACGCAGCAATGGCGGCTAAGCCACATGTCGTCGAAGGAAACAACGTGGAGCTGAAGAGGGCCATAGCGCGGGAGGACGCCAACAACCCGGACATCCTCGCCAACGTCAAGAAGATCTTCGTCGGCGGCGTGAAAGACCACATCGAGGCGGAGAACCTCACCGAGTACTTCTCCCAGTTCGGCGCGGTGGAGAAGGCCGAAATCATCTCCGACAAGCAGACCGGCAGGAAGAGAGGCTTCGGCTTTGTCTTCTTCGAGGACACCGACTCCGCCACCAAAGCGGTGCTCACCAAATACCACACCATCGACGGGAACAAGGTCGAGGTGAAGAAGGCCCTGACCAAGCAGGAGATGTCCAGCGCCGGCGGCCGGGGAGGACGGggccgagggagagggatgCAGAACTATGGCGGCGgaagaggcggcggcggcggcgcctacGGAGGAGGCTACGGCGGCGGTTACGGAGGGGGATACGGCTACGGCGCCGGGTACAACGGCGGCGGGGGCTACGGGGGCTATGGGGGCTACGAAGAGTACGACAGCCAGATGGGTGGCGGCTACAGCAACGGGGACTTTGGGGACGGCTACGGACAGCAGGAATCCAGTTATGGTGCAATGAAAGGGGGCAACTATTCCTACAGGAGCGGGGCTCCGTACAACAGAGGCGGCGGTTACGGAAGGGGTGGCGGATTCGGCGGGGGGTATTAG